A stretch of the Salminus brasiliensis chromosome 23, fSalBra1.hap2, whole genome shotgun sequence genome encodes the following:
- the LOC140546211 gene encoding uncharacterized protein, whose amino-acid sequence MAQHAFQEQLVSIMEILAKAAVAEINRRVDDSCAVIRLELSRSQRDIDTLKRKCQVMETELRKARVRGRRKVFFCRASEKLPVAYPSEWVRDTGADVDVCRADQTVGTQEADPGQSAQHIHQTVQILEDMPKVPIIKEEGTEHEMWTSGEVSAEGQFPFEHRDNLPHSLAQETPEEQNQLHEVTEKPSTHLTCTLSGAQLVKSDEEGLSKIALQIKSEKDQEEEKDVQEVVTEGSEQRMGETGDHLEFVLEQRDDRLWPSTHEQGHDAEAEWTNKNFTDTRLSRDHAAFSSPTETARERSGDDTHPDEDSNMELYGARQVNANKQLQASWCRERHQSSSAGKQVNTQLNTPQHHRTPQRPGEVVHGASLASPTGSNMPTQAVLGYRRLRTHWRTNVAGERRFSCTYCERRFVRFGQLKEHLRSHTGERPYTCTQCGRSFTKQGNLIRHAVVHSGEKPYQCGLCGKCFTQRSSLKSHQKTHMPERDALPGLPVYQSGSSRSITQSRGFLYVLRRRSFYSLYVGLSKLIMLSEDNVTSNSGSFHSRLASVMATVANSAVAEISKLYDDGLVVLRLEVCRKDSEIEALKKKLETVESELRHMKESQRSVTPTTLHHPPGSGKRQGQGECLERTNQHPVLKHLQTPDAGLCSRRAEVQAGKQGHCAPSEGRNLQASVTNNKDKDTHGPLQSPVEDLSKVAFSDEDFSGLELQMKMEGEIQSGLLDKSSDSSGPECIEVEDRDTQTWSNVGMASDVDNAELPEQAPQSTNAERHHLLPTGRSAGAGLSPQVNQRTNGLNAEPIRQQSMIQPQWNEAAPVDFNTIQQVQQPLFTQQRAEGMNQQRLPFPTSPQKNPRTHDCVPLSYNNIVNPNCNRSVFTMDDISLGRATSPQRRKPVKEKWFICSFCGKSFDRFSHLQMHQRIHTGEKPFSCSTCGKSFSQQSNLRTHQRTHRDVRPQTKAF is encoded by the exons ATGGCACAACACGCTTTCCAGGAGCAGTTGGTGTCCATCATGGAGATACTGGCCAAAGCAGCCGTGGCTGAAATTAACAGGCGAGTGGACGACAGCTGTGCAGTGATCCGCCTGGAGCTGTCCCGAAGCCAGAGAGACATAGACACACTGAAGAGGAAATGCCAGGTGATGGAGACTGAATTGAGGAAGGCGCGGGTGAGAGGCAGAAGGAAAG ttttcTTCTGCAGGGCCTCTGAGAAGCTGCCTGTGGCTTATCCGAGTGAATGGGTCAGAGACACTGGTGCAGATGTTGATGTTTGCAGAGCTGATCAGACTGTTGGTACTCAGGAGGCGGATCCTGGGCAGTCTGCACAACACATTCACCAA ACTGTCCAGATTCTGGAGGATATGCCTAAAGTACCAATCATCAAAGAGGAGGGAACTGAACATGAGATGTGGACTAGTGGAGAGG TTTCAGCTGAAGGGCAGTTTCCCTTTGAGCATCGGGACAACTTGCCACACAGCCTGGCTCAGGAGACGCCTGAAGAGCAGAATCAGCTTCATGAAGTCACAGAAAAACCAAGCACACACTTAACATGCACACTGTCTGGAGCACAGCTGGTAAAGAGTGATGAGGAAGGTCTCAGCAAAATAGCCCTGCAGATAAAATCTGAGAAGGACCAAGAGGAGGAAAAGGACGTACAAGAAGTGGTAACGGAAGGATCTGAGCAAAGGATGGGAGAGACTGGAGATCACCTGGAATTTGTTCTGGAGCAAAGGGATGACCGCCTGTGGCCGTCCACTCATGAGCAGGGACATGATGCTGAGGCAGAGTGGACAAACAAGAACTTCACAGATACTCGGCTTTCTCGTGACCACGCAGCCTTTTCCTCACCTACGGAGACAGCTAGGGAGCGCTCTGGAGACGATACCCACCCTGACGAGGATTCTAACATGGAGCTGTATGGTGCCAGACAGGTCAATGCAAATAAACAGCTACAGGCGTCCTGGTGCAGAGAAAGACATCAGTCCAGTTCTGCTGGTAAACAggtaaacacacagctaaacacACCGCAGCACCACCGGACTCCACAAAGACCTGGAGAGGTTGTACACGGGGCCAGCTTGGCCTCACCAACAGGATCCAACATGCCCACACAGGCGGTTTTGGGGTACAGGCGATTACGGACTCATTGGCGCACAAACGTGGCTGGAGAACGGCGCTTCAGCTGCACTTACTGTGAAAGACGCTTCGTCCGCTTCGGACAGCTGAAGGAACACCTACGCAGCCACACGGGCGAGAGACCCTACACCTGCACTCAATGCGGCCGCAGCTTCACCAAGCAGGGCAATCTAATCCGGCACGCCGTGGTGCACAGCGGGGAGAAGCCGTACCAGTGCGGCCTTTGTGGAAAGTGCTTCACTCAGCGCTCCAGCCTGAAGTCGCATCAGAAAACGCACATGCCAGAGAGAGATGCTCTCCCGGGATTACCTGTGTACCAGTCAGGCAGCAGTCGGTCCATCACACAAAGCAGGGGTTTTCTATA TGTGCTGCGCCGCCGCAGCTTCTACAGTCTTTACG TTGGTTTATCGAAGCTAATAATGCTGTCGGAGGACAACGTGACGAGCAACAGCGGGTCTTTCCACAGTAGGCTCGCTTCAGTTATGGCTACAGTGGCGAACTCTGCTGTGGCGGAGATCAGCAAACTGTACGACGACGGTTTGGTCGTGCTGCGCTTGGAGGTGTGTCGAAAAGACTCCGAAATTGAGGCGCTGAAGAAAAAACTCGAAACGGTAGAAAGCGAATTGAGGCATATGAAGGAGTCCCAGCGCTCAGTGACCCCTACTACTCTTCATCATCCTCCCGGTTCTGGAAAGAGACAAG GTCAAGGAGAATGCCTGGAGAGGACCAATCAGCACCCCGTTTTGAAACATCTTCAAACACCCGATGCTGGCCTGTGCAGTAGAAGAGCAGAGGTTCAAGCAGGGAAGCAGGGTCATTGTGCACCTTCTGAAGGAAGAAACCTGCAGGCCAGCGTCACAAATAACAAGGACAAAGACACACATGGTCCGCTTCAGTCTCCTGTCGAGGATCTAAGCAAGGTAGCCTTCAGTGATGAAGACTTCAGTGGACTAGAGCTTCAAATGAAGATGGAGGGGGAAATACAGTCCGGTCTTCTAGACAAGAGCAGTGACTCATCTGGTCCGGAGTGCATCGAGGTCGaggacagagacacacagacatggTCTAATGTTGGTATGGCGAGCGACGTGGATAATGCCGAACTGCCCGAACAAGCTCCTCAGTCTACGAATGCAGAAAGACATCATTTGCTCCCCACCGGACGAAGCGCTGGCGCAGGCTTATCGCCGCAAGTTAATCAAAGGACAAACGGCCTCAACGCAGAACCGATAAGGCAGCAGAGCATGATCCAGCCCCAGTGGAATGAGGCAGCACCTGTAGactttaacaccatacagcaaGTGCAGCAGCCACTGTTTACGCAGCAGAGAGCAGAAGGCATGAACCAGCAGAGGTTGCCATTTCCCACATCGCCTCAAAAAAACCCAAGAACTCATGACTGTGTCCCACTGTCCTACAATAATATTGTTAATCCGAACTGCAACAGGAGTGTATTTACAATGGACGATATCAGTTTAGGTAGAGCCACGTCACCTCAGCGGAGAAAGCCTGTGAAGGAGAAATGGTTCATCTGTTCGTTCTGTGGGAAAAGCTTTGACCGATTCAGCCACCTTCAGATGCATCAGAggattcacactggagagaagcccTTCAGCTGCAGCACCTGCGGGAAAAGCTTCTCCCAGCAAAGCAACCTTCGTACACACCAAAGAACCCACAGAGACGTCAGACCTCAGACTAAAGCTTTTTGA